In a single window of the Botrytis cinerea B05.10 chromosome 12, complete sequence genome:
- the Bcthi80 gene encoding Bcthi80, with product MDSHGFVTWHPADIFSDHPADHKEFALIVLNQPLELPSNIYKKLWDNAVYHIAADGGANQVYNRNHKKPFDRNFLDPALQDEIKAKTYLDIDTIIGDFDSMSPNLFKYFEDNGTEIITDGDQYSTDFTKAVRYVKTFEQPVDSERTPPCTHRQEKLDQLKQLPRPLDIICLGGLGGRVDQALSQLHHLYMFQQEPNYSKGKMYLVSSEAITFVLKAGKHKIKIKEEGKLLKLGKHIGILPVKEPSSITTQGLEWDVTDWKTEFGGDISTSNHAREDWAIIETTKDVVFTIDFVLNKMNE from the coding sequence ATGGACTCCCACGGTTTTGTCACTTGGCATCCTGCTGATATATTCTCTGATCATCCAGCCGATCATAAAGAGTTCGCGCTTATTGTCTTAAACCAGCCTCTGGAACTGCCTTCTAACATCTACAAGAAGTTGTGGGACAATGCTGTCTACCATATCGCAGCTGATGGTGGTGCAAACCAAGTTTATAACAGGAATCACAAGAAGCCATTCGATAGAAATTTCTTAGACCCAGCCCTCCAAGACGAAATAAAGGCTAAAACCTATCTTGACATTGACACTATCATTGGCGACTTCGATTCCATGTCTCCTAatctcttcaaatattttgagGATAATGGCACCGAAATCATCACAGACGGCGATCAGTATTCTACAGACTTCACCAAAGCAGTGCGATATGTCAAAACTTTTGAGCAGCCTGTTGACTCGGAAAGGACACCTCCATGTACCCATCGTCAGGAGAAACTTGATCAACTCAAGCAATTACCCAGACCTCTCGATATCATTTGCCTTGGAGGTTTAGGTGGAAGAGTTGATCAGGCCCTCTCgcaacttcatcatctttaTATGTTTCAGCAAGAACCAAATTATTCCAAGGGAAAAATGTACCTGGTTTCTAGTGAAGCTATAACTTTTGTTCTCAAGGCTGGAAAGCACAAAataaagatcaaggaagaggGCAAATTGCTGAAATTGGGAAAGCACATTGGAATATTACCGGTCAAGGAACCTTCGAGCATTACCACGCAAGGCTTAGAATGGGATGTGACAGATTGGAAGACAGAATTTGGAGGTGATATAAGTACTAGCAACCATGCGAGGGAGGACTGGGCGATCATCGAAACGACGAAGGATGTGGTGTTCACCATTGATTTTGTTCTCAacaagatgaatgaataa
- the Bcmia40 gene encoding Bcmia40 codes for MFKSVLRVAPKCSPSQSKSVINATSARRFLSSAPPSQKSRSWKGSAARWALAGAGVYWYNTSNVFAEEPEAIQKLDESIHRIRESDLPTLDAVIEEKRKRHAELAAEQEKREHESAAKAVAAEGGAEEEGEMEGLEDEAGQQGAFNPETGEINWDCPCLGGMAHGPCGEEFKAAFSCFVHSTEEPKGVECIEKFKGMQDCFRAHPEMYASELENEEDEIEEELRAREAANGSEEGGSEPLPQKAAVSRRSEEQSEKKSEGKSEPTEPTTQKATESNSDSPEEKHRDSRNSTTPESTQNSGDEGGDLVPRAAHDATTKK; via the exons ATGTTCAAATCAGTTTTAAGAGTTGCGCCGAAATGCTCACCGTCACAGTCTAAATCTGTTATAAACGCCACTTCTGCTCGACGATTTTTAAGCTCCGCACCACCCTCACAAAAGTCCCGAAGTTGGAAAGGCAGTGCTGCAAGATGGGCATTGGCAGGCGCAGGAGTATACTGGTATAACACGAGCAATGTTTTCGCCGAAGAACCAGAAG CAATCCAAAAATTAGATGAATCAATACATAGAATTCGAGAATCAGATTTACCCACTCTCGATGCGGTGATTGAGGAAAAGCGAAAACGACATGCAGAATTAGCAGCGGAacaagagaagagggaaCACGAATCGGCCGCGAAAGCAGTCGCTGCAGAAGGTGGAGctgaggaggaaggagagatggAAGGACTAGAAGATGAAGCTGGCCAACAAGGTGCATTCAATCCGGAAACTGGTGAAATCAATTGGGATTGTCCTTGTTTGGGAGGAATGGCACATGGACCTTGTGGAGAGGAATTCAAAGCTGCGTTTAGCTGTTTTGTTCACTCTACTGAAGAGCCAAAGGGTGTTGAATGTATAGAAAAGTTCAA GGGAATGCAAGACTGCTTCCGAGCTCATCCAGAGATGTATGCATCAGAATTGGAGAACGAGGAGGATGAGATAGAGGAGGAACTTCGAGCAAGAGAAGCGGCAAATGGATCAGAGGAGGGTGGCTCGGAACCGTTGCCACAAAAGGCCGCAGTATCAAGAAGATCCGAGGAACAATCCGAGAAGAAGTCTGAAGGAAAGTCAGAGCCAACAGAGCCAACTACACAAAAAGCTACCGAATCCAATTCGGACTCACCAGAAGAGAAACATAGGGATAGCCGAAACAGCACCACACCTGAGTCTACACAAAATTCGGGGGATGAGGGTGGAGATTTGGTACCACGAGCTGCTCATGATGCTACAACAAAGAAATAA